In Vanessa cardui chromosome 6, ilVanCard2.1, whole genome shotgun sequence, the following proteins share a genomic window:
- the LOC124530512 gene encoding uncharacterized protein LOC124530512, with protein MLVLALFLLTSSIEARTFNITHLIVPEVVPPGQEEVEIECRYDANFTLLNWFKEPNEFFRYRPGRAPSTRSFPVLGIGRVELIACGPTACRLKLGALTEEATGLYRCDIERDVTPYKFATRKAYMEVHGHEHRKPLLEGLGEEFGEGDDMRAYCRGDPDTEIRWYLNGRELEEMRGSTTLKRKSSRLIFLGIPPMVTVQCAEFKFGKLYGSNQEKARWKDSIGSDERPQEQRNEANSMKIYSNFVCMYSLYILFVNVVK; from the coding sequence ATGCTGGTGTTGGCGCTTTTTCTTCTTACGAGCTCTATAGAAGCGCGAACATTTAACATAACCCACCTTATTGTACCCGAAGTTGTACCTCCTGGACAAGAAGAAGTCGAAATAGAGTGTCGATACGACGCCAACTTCACCCTACTGAACTGGTTCAAGGAGCCAAACGAATTTTTCCGCTACAGACCTGGTCGCGCACCCAGCACTAGGTCTTTCCCTGTCCTCGGTATCGGGAGGGTCGAACTCATAGCCTGTGGACCGACAGCTTGTCGTCTCAAACTCGGAGCCCTTACAGAGGAAGCCACTGGATTATACAGATGTGACATTGAGCGCGATGTAACTCCGTATAAGTTTGCAACACGTAAAGCATACATGGAAGTTCACGGACATGAACATAGAAAACCTTTACTGGAAGGCTTGGGTGAAGAGTTCGGAGAGGGTGATGACATGCGTGCCTACTGCCGAGGTGATCCTGACACAGAAATCCGATGGTACCTCAACGGACGCGAGCTAGAAGAAATGAGAGGTTCCACTACATTGAAGAGGAAGAGTTCTCGTTTAATTTTCCTGGGTATTCCGCCGATGGTGACTGTTCAGTGTGCTGAATTCAAATTCGGTAAATTGTATGGCTCTAACCAAGAAAAAGCTAGATGGAAGGATAGTATTGGAAGTGACGAAAGGCCACAAGAGCAGAGGAATGAAGCCAAcagtatgaaaatatattcaaattttgtttgtatgtatagtttgtatatattgtttgttaACGTTGTGAAATAG